The following coding sequences lie in one Microvirga sp. 17 mud 1-3 genomic window:
- the pbpC gene encoding penicillin-binding protein 1C, translating into MRAGGTRLSRAGRRIAAGLAAVAVTAGLALWGYAESLGPVDMSVAEMRSTVVLDRDGRLLRPFVTEEGRWRLPITTADVDPHYLSMLAAYEDARFEKHIGVDPLAMLRAAAQFVRNGAVVSGGSTLTMQVARLLEPREERSLSAKLRQMVRAIQLERRLTKDQILTLYLTLAPYGGNLEGARAASLSYFGREPKRLSFAEAALLVALPQAPEIRRPDRDPQAARRARDRVLDRARARGVIGAAEAEAAKAEPVPKRRHAFPMLAAHAAEQAVADRPAEKMQRLALDGRLQANLERLARERIERFDARLSLAIVVIHNATGEIRAQVGSPDYMSRERAGAIDMTRALRSPGSALKPVIYALAFESGLAHPETLLDDRPSRYGAYQPENFDLGFQGTVTARRALQLSLNVPAVELLNALGPARLLARLNQAGTGVAMPKEAAPGLAIGLGGLGITLTDLTRIFAGLARGGEVPDLVRRIGEPAPSDTLRRITDPVSAWYVFDILRGAPPPDNALAGRIAFKTGTSYGYRDAWAVGYDRNYTIGVWIGRPDGSAVPGLVGRMAAAPILFDAYGRLGAEPEALPIPPFALQATTATLPPPLRHVRQDVPKTLASTVQAPLRITFPLDGSRVDLGFAGEADEHGSLALKASGGVPPLTWLVDGAPVEGGRDGRSVRRETFWQPPGAGFVRLSVIDAKGATDSVVVRVE; encoded by the coding sequence ATGCGGGCGGGCGGCACACGGCTGTCCCGGGCCGGCCGCCGCATCGCGGCCGGGCTGGCGGCCGTTGCCGTGACGGCGGGGCTCGCCCTCTGGGGCTATGCGGAGAGCCTCGGCCCCGTGGATATGAGCGTCGCCGAGATGCGCTCGACCGTCGTCCTCGACCGTGACGGGCGGCTTCTGCGGCCCTTCGTGACCGAGGAGGGGCGCTGGCGCCTGCCCATCACGACGGCGGATGTGGACCCGCATTACCTGTCCATGCTCGCGGCCTATGAGGATGCGCGGTTCGAGAAACATATCGGCGTCGATCCGCTCGCCATGCTGAGAGCGGCCGCCCAGTTCGTGCGCAACGGCGCCGTCGTGTCCGGCGGTTCCACTCTCACCATGCAGGTGGCACGCCTTCTGGAGCCGCGCGAGGAGCGGAGCCTGAGCGCGAAATTGCGCCAGATGGTGCGGGCGATCCAGCTCGAGCGCCGGCTCACCAAGGACCAGATCCTCACCCTTTACCTCACCCTTGCGCCTTATGGCGGAAACCTGGAGGGCGCGCGGGCCGCGAGCCTGTCCTATTTCGGGCGTGAGCCGAAGCGCCTGTCCTTCGCGGAGGCGGCGCTCCTCGTGGCGCTGCCGCAGGCTCCCGAAATACGACGCCCGGACCGGGATCCGCAGGCCGCCCGCCGGGCGCGGGACCGGGTTCTCGACAGGGCCCGTGCCCGCGGCGTCATCGGGGCCGCGGAGGCCGAGGCCGCGAAGGCGGAGCCGGTTCCGAAGCGGCGTCACGCCTTCCCGATGCTGGCCGCGCATGCGGCCGAGCAGGCGGTGGCCGACCGGCCTGCCGAGAAGATGCAACGGCTTGCCCTGGACGGACGCCTCCAGGCGAATTTGGAGCGCCTCGCGCGGGAGCGGATCGAGCGGTTCGACGCGCGCCTGTCCCTCGCCATCGTGGTGATCCACAACGCCACCGGCGAGATCCGCGCGCAGGTCGGCAGCCCGGATTACATGAGCCGCGAGCGGGCGGGCGCCATCGACATGACGCGGGCCCTGCGCTCTCCGGGCTCGGCCCTGAAGCCGGTCATCTATGCGCTCGCCTTCGAGAGCGGACTCGCGCATCCCGAGACGCTGCTCGACGACAGGCCTTCGCGCTATGGCGCGTACCAACCGGAGAATTTCGATCTCGGCTTCCAGGGCACCGTGACGGCGCGGCGGGCGCTCCAGCTCTCCCTCAACGTGCCGGCGGTCGAGCTCCTGAATGCGCTCGGCCCGGCCCGCCTTCTGGCGCGGCTGAACCAGGCCGGGACAGGCGTCGCGATGCCGAAGGAGGCCGCGCCCGGCCTCGCCATCGGCCTCGGCGGCCTCGGCATCACGCTCACGGACCTCACGCGGATCTTCGCGGGGCTCGCCCGGGGCGGGGAGGTGCCGGATCTTGTGCGGCGCATCGGCGAACCTGCTCCGTCCGACACGCTCCGCCGGATCACCGATCCGGTCTCGGCCTGGTATGTCTTCGACATCCTGCGCGGCGCGCCGCCGCCGGACAATGCGCTTGCGGGGCGCATCGCATTCAAGACCGGCACGTCCTACGGCTATCGCGACGCCTGGGCGGTGGGATACGACCGCAACTACACCATCGGCGTCTGGATCGGCCGGCCCGACGGAAGCGCCGTTCCGGGCCTTGTCGGGCGCATGGCGGCCGCGCCGATCCTGTTCGATGCCTATGGTCGCCTCGGGGCAGAGCCGGAAGCGCTGCCCATACCGCCCTTCGCGCTCCAGGCGACCACCGCAACCCTGCCGCCGCCCCTGCGCCATGTGCGCCAGGATGTGCCCAAGACCCTCGCGTCGACCGTGCAGGCGCCCCTCAGGATCACGTTTCCACTCGACGGCTCGCGGGTCGATCTCGGCTTCGCGGGTGAGGCCGACGAGCACGGGAGCCTGGCCCTCAAGGCCTCCGGCGGCGTGCCGCCGCTGACCTGGCTGGTGGACGGAGCGCCGGTCGAGGGTGGGCGGGACGGGCGCTCCGTGCGCCGGGAGACGTTCTGGCAGCCGCCGGGCGCGGGCTTCGTGCGCCTGTCGGTGATCGACGCGAAGGGCGCGACCGACAGCGTCGTCGTGCGCGTGGAGTGA
- a CDS encoding Crp/Fnr family transcriptional regulator: MTSHYRPPCQACSSCDTRRMAVCSALQDDEVNELERSMSFVRLEPNDALVEEGEPRRRVYTLTSGMLRLSLALPDGRRQITGFLMPGDYLGLADDETYAQTAEAVMPSGLCSFSVRDMDRLTERFPRLRDRLHLMTRTALRQARETQMILGRLAPSEKVASFLLSLSARAVAHSRPASPVQLPMTRTDIADYLGLTIETVSRTFTKLKTQGLIRLPDPHSVEILDKERLATVAGITIN, encoded by the coding sequence ATGACCTCACATTACCGCCCTCCCTGCCAGGCTTGCTCCAGCTGCGATACGCGGCGGATGGCGGTCTGCTCTGCCCTTCAGGACGACGAGGTCAATGAACTCGAGCGCTCCATGAGTTTCGTGCGCCTCGAACCCAACGACGCCCTGGTCGAGGAAGGCGAGCCCCGTCGCCGGGTCTATACCCTGACGTCCGGCATGCTGCGCCTGTCCCTGGCCCTGCCCGACGGCCGCCGCCAGATCACCGGCTTCCTCATGCCCGGCGATTATCTGGGCCTGGCCGATGACGAAACCTATGCGCAGACCGCAGAGGCCGTGATGCCGTCCGGCCTGTGCTCGTTCTCGGTTCGCGACATGGACCGGCTCACGGAGCGTTTTCCGCGCCTGCGCGACCGGCTCCACCTGATGACCCGCACGGCCCTGCGGCAGGCCCGCGAGACCCAGATGATCCTCGGACGGCTCGCCCCATCCGAGAAGGTCGCGTCCTTTCTCCTCAGCCTGTCGGCGCGCGCCGTTGCCCATAGCCGTCCGGCGAGCCCCGTCCAGCTGCCCATGACCCGGACCGACATCGCCGATTATCTCGGGCTCACCATCGAGACCGTCAGCCGGACCTTCACCAAGCTGAAGACTCAAGGGCTGATCCGGCTGCCCGATCCCCACTCCGTCGAGATCCTCGACAAGGAGCGTCTCGCGACCGTGGCCGGAATCACCATCAACTGA
- a CDS encoding GAF domain-containing protein, producing the protein MFEAKALPQTASKAEIYESLAQQLSGLVDGERDAIANAANMSALIYDILPDLNWAGFYFMRGPGLVLGPFQGKPACIRIPVGKGVCGTAVERRASIVVPDVFAFPGHIACDSASRSELVVPLIRDGEVLGVLDLDSPHPNRFDETDRAGCERLVRIYLDASDLTASRS; encoded by the coding sequence ATGTTCGAAGCAAAAGCCCTTCCCCAGACCGCCAGCAAGGCGGAGATCTACGAGTCGCTTGCCCAGCAGCTTTCGGGGCTCGTGGACGGCGAGCGGGACGCCATCGCCAATGCGGCCAACATGTCGGCCCTGATCTACGACATCCTGCCCGACCTGAACTGGGCCGGGTTTTACTTCATGCGCGGGCCCGGCCTCGTGCTCGGCCCCTTCCAGGGCAAGCCGGCCTGCATCCGCATCCCGGTCGGGAAGGGGGTGTGCGGGACCGCCGTTGAGCGCAGGGCCTCCATCGTCGTGCCGGATGTCTTCGCCTTTCCAGGCCACATCGCGTGCGACAGCGCCTCACGCTCCGAGCTGGTCGTTCCCCTGATCCGCGACGGGGAGGTGCTCGGTGTCCTGGACCTGGACAGTCCCCACCCGAACCGGTTCGACGAAACGGACCGGGCGGGCTGCGAGAGGCTCGTCCGGATCTATCTCGACGCCTCCGACCTGACGGCCTCTAGGAGCTGA
- the hemN gene encoding oxygen-independent coproporphyrinogen III oxidase, with protein sequence MTDHLVRRYGCLPVPRYTSYPTAAEFGTAVGAQEHQAWLRRLDPRDGVSVYLHVPYCRQLCLYCGCHTKAVLRDEVIDRYRAGLEAEIALVARSVEEPLRIARIHWGGGTPSLLGAEGLDRVIDALSRVSVFQTGFEHAIELDPRSVDRALAQGLAALGINRVSLGVQDLDDTVQIAIGRVQPFEVVRNAVEVLRESGIGRLNLDLMYGLPHQSIGSIRDTCAQVLSLGPDRVACYGYAHMPQRKANQRLIDSAALPGTEERFRQAQAVAEAFTGSGYVAIGLDHFARPDDPLARASRSGTLRRNFQGYTDDDRPNLVGFGASAISQLPDGYVQNATDIGAYLRCVEKGRLATARGYRLTLDDRARGAIIESLMCNFTADLSVLGDPSHYVDELALLRPLVADGIVTVQDHRIAITEAGRPFVRLAAAVFDQFRAEDASRFSAAV encoded by the coding sequence ATGACCGATCATCTCGTTCGCCGCTACGGCTGCCTGCCGGTGCCGCGCTATACTTCCTATCCCACCGCGGCCGAGTTCGGCACGGCTGTGGGCGCACAGGAGCATCAGGCCTGGCTGCGGCGGCTCGACCCCCGCGACGGCGTCTCGGTCTACCTGCACGTGCCCTATTGCCGACAGCTCTGCCTCTATTGCGGCTGCCATACGAAGGCGGTGCTCCGGGACGAGGTCATCGACCGCTACCGGGCCGGCCTCGAGGCCGAAATCGCCCTCGTGGCCCGTTCCGTCGAGGAGCCTTTGCGCATCGCGCGGATCCACTGGGGCGGAGGCACGCCGAGCCTTCTCGGCGCAGAAGGCCTCGACAGGGTCATCGACGCCCTCTCCCGTGTGTCGGTCTTCCAGACGGGCTTCGAGCACGCCATCGAGCTCGATCCCCGCTCGGTCGACCGCGCCCTCGCGCAGGGTCTCGCAGCCCTGGGCATTAACCGGGTGAGCCTGGGTGTCCAGGATCTGGATGATACGGTGCAGATCGCCATCGGGCGCGTGCAGCCCTTCGAGGTGGTGCGTAATGCCGTGGAGGTGCTGCGCGAGAGCGGGATCGGGCGCCTCAACCTCGATCTCATGTACGGCCTGCCGCACCAGAGCATCGGCTCCATCCGGGACACCTGCGCACAGGTCCTCTCCCTCGGGCCCGATCGGGTCGCCTGCTACGGCTATGCCCACATGCCGCAGCGCAAGGCGAACCAGCGCCTGATCGACTCTGCCGCCCTCCCCGGCACGGAGGAGCGTTTCCGGCAGGCCCAGGCGGTCGCCGAAGCCTTCACGGGAAGCGGCTACGTGGCCATCGGCCTCGATCACTTCGCCCGCCCGGACGATCCACTCGCACGGGCCAGCCGCTCCGGCACCCTGCGCCGGAATTTCCAGGGCTATACGGATGACGACCGGCCGAATCTCGTGGGCTTCGGAGCTTCGGCGATCTCGCAGCTCCCGGACGGCTATGTCCAGAACGCCACCGATATCGGGGCCTATCTGCGCTGCGTCGAAAAGGGACGGCTCGCCACGGCGCGGGGCTACCGGCTGACCCTGGACGACCGGGCGCGGGGCGCGATCATCGAGTCGCTCATGTGCAATTTCACGGCCGACCTCAGCGTCCTCGGGGACCCGTCCCACTACGTGGATGAGCTCGCGCTCCTGCGCCCCCTGGTGGCCGACGGCATCGTCACGGTTCAGGATCACCGCATCGCGATCACGGAGGCCGGCCGGCCCTTCGTGCGCCTCGCGGCTGCAGTGTTCGACCAGTTCCGGGCCGAAGACGCCTCGCGCTTCAGCGCCGCCGTGTAA
- a CDS encoding alpha-2-macroglobulin, with translation MMAGSLMDGSLPAHAQQAQKPFVSDELASQAVRLEQALKKESAGFAGDRNAAALRRSGETMLGRGLANQAMNAFAAAIALEPGNAANWTGYARAALAVVPGDNWEERENLQNRRLAASFAAYQRAMTPAGEAAALALLGQAYAAQQYWRPALNAYAASLQLKDDPAIRAVYEPLREEHGFRVLDFKVDSDAASPRVCFQFSDPLAAGKVDFAPFVAVSGNASPAVSVEGQQLCVDGLKHSERYAVVLRQGLPSSVGESLLASADYEIYVRDRAPQARFTGRNYVLPSTGQEGIPVVSVNTRKVDVEVYRIGDRSLLPTVRSYDFLGQLSRYSAAEIGREKGVKIWSGTLDTASELNRDVITAFPVMEAVGRLEPGIYVMTAKPNDGDPPGSSGDEDFGNIATQWFVVSDLGLTAFTGKGGVQVFVRSLASAAPRADVEIRLVARNNEVLATKKTDATGVAQFDPGLAKGEGGLAPGLVVATMGDDYGFLDLGSAAFDLSDRGVKGRVVSGTMDAYLYTERGVYRTGETVALTALLRDVRGTAVPNVPLTLVVRRPDGVEYRRALVEDQGLGGRALSIPILPGSLRGTWRIAAYTDPKGPSVGETSFLVEDYVPERLEVNLQPKAEALRPGQPAPIDLSARYLYGAPGADLTVTGEVAVAAAAASGVKGLEGFAVGLDDEAVEASTVEIEQAATTDAQGRASLQIPVQNVGAPRPTEARITLRVAEAGGRAVERSVTLPILPKGPVVGVRKNFSGQLGEGANATFDVVLADPAGKRLAGPATWNLYKIERRYQWYNSDGRWSYEPVKNTRRVADGRIDVKADAPARISAPVEWGTYRLDVSAADLGDTAQTSLSFTVGWSGDQTADTPDLLDMTLDRASYRAGDTMKLRLNPRFAGKATLAVVSDKVQDIRVVDVAASGTDVSLPVKAEWGPGAYIVVMAHRPLDKAARRMPGRALGTAWFEIDREARSLAVNLNAPDKIRPRGTLSLPVKVEGLRPGEEARITVAAVDVGILNLTRYEAPNPTSHFFGQKQLSSEIRDLYGYLIDGMQGTRGAIRSGGDMEPKPLDGIPPTQEPLARYSGVVTVGPDGTAHVDFEIPAFNGTVRVMAVAWTKERVGSASADVIVRDPVVLAGTMPRFLSVGDRSRFFLQIDNVEGPAGDYTVDLDIRGGVIVAADAMRSTVKLAEKAKGSVAIPVTAGGQGPAIVDVTLKGPGIGELSQRFAVTIQPGTGALTRRTVRSLDPGASVTLSRDLVADILAGSGAVSLSVSPMASLDVPGLLQALDRYPYGCTEQVVSRALPLLYVNTLAEEEKLSLDEKADERVRSAIERILARQDSNGSFGLWSVGGDDIWLDAYAMDFLTRARERGFAVPQVAFTLALDRLRNFVANTTQVEDNAANLAYAAYVLARNGRPVMGDLRYLADTKLGEFRSALARGQIAAALALLGDRGRAQKAFASAVDQLRSEKDTGDYRADYGSRLRDGAGLLTLASETDSVPAVMQPVARVIEEERGTRRTSTQEEAWLVLAAQAVARDAQAMVLKVDGSERKGAFYRTYRDAALNDGSVTLANAGPAAVQAVVTVTGNPVEPEPALSRGYTVERSYYRLDGSQVQPSGVRQNERLVVVLKVTEAEARQARVLLVDRLPAGFEIDNPRLVDSDTVEGLPWLKRDVEPAHVEYRDDRFVAAFDRQPDQSAFFTVAYMVRAVSPGRYVHPAAQVEDMYRPERFGRTGFGSVEVVQARP, from the coding sequence ATGATGGCCGGATCCCTCATGGATGGGTCCCTGCCGGCTCATGCCCAGCAGGCGCAGAAGCCTTTCGTCAGCGACGAACTGGCGAGCCAGGCCGTGCGGCTGGAGCAGGCGCTGAAGAAGGAGAGCGCAGGCTTCGCGGGCGACCGGAACGCCGCCGCCCTGCGCCGCAGCGGCGAGACGATGCTGGGGCGCGGCCTCGCCAACCAGGCCATGAACGCCTTCGCGGCGGCGATCGCCCTCGAGCCCGGAAATGCGGCCAACTGGACCGGCTATGCCCGTGCGGCTCTCGCGGTCGTCCCCGGCGACAATTGGGAGGAGCGGGAGAACCTGCAGAACCGTCGGCTCGCCGCTTCCTTCGCGGCCTATCAGCGGGCCATGACCCCAGCGGGCGAGGCCGCGGCGCTGGCCCTTCTCGGGCAGGCTTATGCGGCGCAGCAATATTGGCGCCCGGCCCTCAATGCCTATGCGGCGAGCCTTCAGCTCAAGGACGATCCCGCCATCCGCGCCGTCTATGAGCCGCTGCGCGAGGAGCATGGCTTCCGCGTCCTCGACTTCAAGGTGGATTCCGACGCTGCCTCGCCCCGGGTGTGCTTCCAGTTCTCGGATCCGCTCGCGGCCGGCAAGGTCGATTTCGCGCCCTTCGTGGCCGTCTCGGGCAATGCGAGCCCAGCGGTTTCGGTCGAGGGGCAGCAGCTTTGCGTCGATGGCCTGAAGCACAGCGAGCGCTATGCGGTGGTGCTGCGGCAGGGCCTGCCGTCCTCCGTCGGCGAGAGCCTCCTGGCCTCCGCCGATTACGAGATCTACGTGCGCGACCGTGCTCCCCAGGCCCGGTTCACGGGCCGCAACTATGTCCTGCCGAGCACCGGGCAGGAGGGCATCCCGGTCGTATCCGTCAACACCCGCAAGGTGGACGTGGAGGTTTACCGGATCGGCGACCGCAGCCTTCTGCCGACCGTGCGATCCTACGATTTCCTCGGCCAGCTCTCGCGCTATTCCGCCGCCGAAATCGGTCGCGAGAAGGGCGTGAAAATCTGGAGCGGCACGCTCGACACCGCCTCCGAACTCAACCGGGACGTGATCACGGCCTTCCCGGTCATGGAAGCGGTCGGCAGGCTGGAGCCCGGCATCTACGTGATGACCGCCAAGCCCAATGACGGCGACCCGCCGGGCAGCTCGGGCGACGAGGATTTCGGCAATATCGCCACGCAATGGTTCGTGGTGTCGGATCTCGGGCTGACGGCCTTCACGGGCAAGGGCGGCGTCCAGGTCTTCGTGCGCTCGCTTGCGAGCGCAGCACCGAGGGCCGACGTGGAGATCCGGCTCGTGGCCCGCAACAACGAGGTGCTGGCCACGAAGAAGACCGACGCGACGGGCGTCGCCCAGTTCGATCCGGGCCTTGCCAAGGGCGAGGGCGGTCTTGCACCCGGCCTCGTGGTCGCGACCATGGGGGACGATTACGGCTTCCTCGATCTCGGTTCGGCGGCCTTCGACCTGAGCGACCGGGGCGTCAAGGGACGCGTCGTTTCGGGTACTATGGATGCGTATCTCTACACGGAGCGGGGCGTCTATCGCACCGGCGAGACCGTGGCGCTCACGGCGCTCCTGCGCGACGTCAGGGGCACGGCCGTGCCCAATGTCCCGCTCACCCTCGTGGTCCGCCGTCCGGACGGGGTGGAATACCGTCGCGCCTTGGTGGAGGACCAGGGGCTCGGCGGGCGCGCCCTGTCGATCCCGATCCTGCCGGGTTCTTTACGCGGCACTTGGCGGATCGCCGCCTACACGGACCCGAAGGGCCCCTCCGTCGGCGAGACGAGCTTCCTCGTCGAGGATTACGTGCCCGAGCGGCTGGAGGTGAACCTTCAGCCGAAGGCCGAGGCCCTGCGCCCGGGCCAACCCGCCCCCATCGACCTGTCGGCCCGCTATCTCTACGGCGCGCCGGGCGCTGACCTCACGGTGACGGGCGAGGTCGCGGTTGCGGCAGCGGCTGCGAGCGGCGTGAAGGGGCTCGAGGGTTTCGCGGTCGGCCTCGACGACGAGGCCGTCGAGGCCTCCACGGTCGAGATCGAGCAGGCCGCCACGACGGATGCGCAGGGGCGCGCCAGTCTCCAGATCCCGGTCCAGAACGTCGGAGCGCCGCGTCCCACCGAGGCCCGCATCACCCTTCGCGTCGCGGAGGCCGGAGGGCGGGCCGTGGAGCGCAGCGTGACGCTCCCGATCCTGCCGAAAGGTCCTGTGGTCGGTGTGCGCAAGAACTTTTCAGGCCAGCTCGGTGAGGGCGCGAACGCCACCTTCGACGTGGTCCTCGCGGATCCTGCGGGCAAGCGCCTCGCGGGTCCGGCGACCTGGAACCTCTACAAGATCGAGCGGCGCTATCAATGGTACAATTCGGACGGGCGCTGGAGCTATGAGCCGGTCAAGAACACCCGCCGCGTCGCGGACGGACGCATCGACGTGAAGGCGGATGCGCCGGCGCGTATCTCGGCGCCCGTGGAATGGGGCACCTATCGGCTCGACGTGAGCGCTGCCGATCTCGGCGACACGGCCCAGACCAGCCTGTCCTTCACGGTGGGGTGGTCGGGCGACCAGACGGCCGACACGCCGGACCTTCTCGACATGACACTCGACCGGGCGAGCTACCGTGCGGGCGACACCATGAAGCTGCGGCTCAACCCGCGCTTCGCCGGCAAGGCGACCCTCGCGGTCGTGAGCGACAAGGTGCAGGACATCCGCGTGGTGGATGTGGCGGCGTCCGGCACGGATGTGAGCCTGCCCGTCAAGGCCGAATGGGGCCCGGGAGCCTACATCGTCGTCATGGCGCATCGCCCGCTCGACAAAGCGGCGCGGCGCATGCCGGGGCGCGCGCTCGGCACCGCCTGGTTCGAGATCGACCGGGAGGCGCGCTCGCTTGCCGTCAACCTCAACGCTCCTGACAAGATCCGCCCGCGTGGGACCTTGAGCCTGCCGGTCAAGGTCGAAGGGCTGAGGCCCGGCGAGGAGGCGCGGATCACCGTCGCGGCCGTGGATGTGGGCATCCTCAACCTCACCCGCTACGAGGCACCGAACCCGACGAGCCACTTCTTCGGGCAAAAGCAGCTCTCCTCCGAGATCCGCGACCTCTACGGCTATCTCATCGACGGCATGCAGGGCACCCGCGGCGCGATCCGCTCCGGCGGCGACATGGAGCCGAAGCCTCTTGATGGCATCCCGCCGACCCAGGAGCCGCTCGCGCGCTATTCGGGCGTCGTGACGGTCGGGCCCGACGGCACCGCGCATGTGGATTTCGAGATCCCGGCCTTCAACGGCACCGTGCGCGTGATGGCGGTTGCCTGGACAAAGGAACGGGTCGGCAGCGCATCCGCCGACGTGATCGTGCGCGATCCCGTGGTGCTCGCCGGCACGATGCCGCGCTTCCTGTCGGTGGGCGACCGTTCGCGGTTCTTCCTTCAGATCGACAATGTGGAGGGCCCGGCCGGGGATTATACGGTCGATCTCGACATTCGCGGAGGCGTGATCGTCGCGGCCGATGCCATGCGCTCGACCGTGAAGCTCGCCGAGAAGGCGAAGGGCAGCGTCGCCATTCCGGTCACGGCCGGCGGGCAGGGCCCGGCGATTGTGGACGTCACCCTCAAGGGGCCGGGGATCGGAGAATTGTCGCAGCGCTTCGCGGTCACGATCCAGCCCGGCACCGGGGCGCTCACCCGCCGCACGGTGCGCAGCCTCGATCCGGGTGCGAGCGTCACCCTCTCGCGGGATCTCGTGGCCGACATCCTCGCCGGAAGTGGCGCCGTGTCCCTGTCGGTCTCGCCGATGGCGAGCCTCGACGTACCGGGGCTCCTCCAGGCCCTCGACCGCTATCCTTACGGCTGCACCGAGCAGGTGGTCAGCCGCGCCCTGCCGCTGCTCTACGTCAACACGCTCGCCGAGGAGGAGAAGCTCTCCCTCGACGAGAAGGCGGACGAGCGGGTGCGTTCGGCCATCGAGCGCATCCTGGCACGCCAGGATTCCAACGGCTCCTTCGGTCTGTGGAGCGTCGGCGGGGACGACATCTGGCTTGATGCCTATGCGATGGACTTCCTGACCCGGGCGCGGGAACGTGGCTTCGCGGTGCCGCAAGTGGCTTTCACGCTTGCCCTCGACCGGTTGCGCAACTTCGTGGCCAACACCACGCAGGTGGAGGACAACGCCGCGAACCTCGCCTATGCGGCCTATGTGCTGGCGCGCAACGGGCGCCCGGTCATGGGCGATCTGCGCTATCTGGCCGACACCAAGCTGGGTGAGTTCCGCTCGGCTCTGGCGCGCGGCCAGATCGCCGCCGCCCTGGCCCTGCTGGGCGACCGGGGCCGAGCCCAGAAGGCTTTCGCGTCCGCCGTCGATCAACTGCGGAGTGAGAAGGATACGGGCGATTACCGGGCCGATTACGGGTCGCGCCTGCGTGACGGGGCGGGGCTTCTCACCCTCGCGTCCGAGACCGACAGCGTGCCGGCCGTCATGCAGCCGGTCGCGAGGGTCATCGAGGAGGAGCGCGGCACCCGGCGCACCAGCACGCAGGAGGAGGCCTGGCTCGTGCTCGCAGCCCAGGCCGTGGCCCGCGACGCGCAGGCGATGGTGCTCAAGGTGGATGGTTCGGAGCGGAAGGGCGCCTTCTACCGCACCTATCGGGATGCCGCCTTGAACGACGGTTCCGTCACCCTGGCCAATGCGGGGCCGGCCGCCGTCCAGGCGGTCGTCACCGTGACGGGCAACCCGGTCGAGCCGGAGCCCGCCTTGTCGCGCGGCTACACGGTGGAGCGCAGCTACTACCGGCTCGACGGCAGTCAGGTTCAGCCCTCCGGCGTGCGGCAGAACGAGCGGCTCGTGGTGGTCCTCAAGGTCACCGAGGCGGAGGCCCGTCAGGCGCGCGTCCTTCTGGTCGACCGGTTGCCGGCCGGCTTCGAGATTGACAATCCCCGGCTCGTGGACAGCGACACGGTGGAGGGCCTGCCCTGGCTCAAGCGGGACGTGGAGCCCGCCCATGTGGAATACCGCGACGACCGCTTCGTTGCGGCCTTCGACCGGCAGCCCGACCAATCGGCCTTCTTCACGGTGGCCTATATGGTGCGGGCGGTCTCGCCTGGCCGCTACGTACATCCTGCCGCGCAGGTCGAGGACATGTATCGTCCCGAGCGCTTCGGACGGACGGGCTTCGGCTCCGTCGAGGTGGTGCAGGCGAGGCCCTGA